The segment TCTTGGTGCGCTGGGCCTCGCCGCCGGACAGCGTGCCCGAGGGCCGGTCGAGGCTGAGGTAGCCCAGGCCGATCTCCACGAACGAGTCGAGCGTATGCCGCAGCGAGTGGAGCAGCGGCGCGACGGAGGGCTCGTTCAGGCCGCGCACCCAATCGGCGAGATCGCTGATCTGCATCGCACAGGCATCGGCGATGTTCTTCCCCTTGATCTTCGAGGAGCGCGCCGCTTCGTTGAGCCGGGTGCCGCCGCACTCCGGACACGCGGAGAAGGTGACCGCACGCTCGACGAACGCCCGGATGTGCGGCTGCATCGCGTCGACGTCCTTGGAGAGAAACGACTTCTGGATCCGCGGGACGAGCCCTTCGTAGGTGAGGTTCACGTTGCCGACCTTCACCTTGGTCGGCTCCTTGTAGAGGAAGTCCTGCTTCTCCTTCTTGGTGTACTTGCGGATCGGCTTGTCGGGATCGAGGAAGCCCGACTCGGTGAAGATGCGCACGTACCAGCCGTCGGCGTTGTAGCCGGGGACGGTGAGCGCACCCTCGTTCAGCGACTTCGTGTCGTCGTAGAGCTGGGTGAGGTCGATGTCGCTGGCCTGCCCCATCCCCTCGCAGCGGGGGCACATGCCGCCGGCGCGGGTGAAGACGCGCTTCTCGGTCTTGCCCCCGCCCTTCTCGGTCGTCATCTCGCCGACCGCACGAACCGAGGGGACGTTGAAGGAGAACGCGTTGGACGAGCCGATGTACGGCTTGCCGAGGCGACTGAAGAGCACCCGCAGCATCGCGTTGGCGTCGGTCACCGTGCCGACCGTCGAGCGGGAGCTCGCCCCCATCCGCTCCTGGTCGACGAGGATCGCGGTGGTGATCCCATCGAGGACGTCGACCTCGGGGCGGGCCAGGGTCGGCATGAAGCCCTGCACGAACGCGCTGTAGGTCTCGTTGATCATCCGCTGCGATTCGGCAGCGATGGTGCCGAAGACGAGCGACGACTTGCCCGAGCCCGAGACGCCGGTGAAGACCGTCAGCCGCCGCTTGGGGAGCTCGACGCTGACGTCCTTGAGGTTGTTCTCGCGCGCGCCCTGGACGCGGATGAGATCGTGGCTGTCTGCGGGGTGCTGGCGGGAGGGGGCCATCTTCGCGGTCCTGTCACCGGCGATCGAATGCGAAGGACCCGCAGGCGCGCCGGCCGCCTGCGGGTGCCTGCCTGCCGCCTAGCGGCGCGCCTCGATCATCTTCCAACCGTTCCCGGAAGGGTCCCGGAAGCCGGCGTCGACGGTGCCGTAGCGCTCGGTGGGCTCCTGCGTGAACTCCACGCCCCGGGCGAGCATCCGGTCGTAGGCGGCGCGGCAGTTGTCGACCATGAGCACCAGCGGCGGCATGGCGCCCTTCGCCACCAGCTCCTGCAGCGCCTGCACCGTGGCCTCGTCGTGCATCGGCGCCTGCGGCTGGAAGAGGCCGAGCTGGAAGGAGGGCTGCTCCGGGTGCTGCACCGTCAGCCAGCGGTAGCCGCCGTTGCCCACGTCGGTGTGGACGCGGAACCCGACCTTCTCCACGTAGAACTCGAGCGCTTCCTGCTGGTCACGGACATAGATGCCGACGACGCCGACTCCCTGGCTCATGGGACCTCCTTGGTATGGGTTGGAACGGCCCCGTTTCTATCGTCGGCCTCCTGCCGCCGCTTCTCCGAAACTGCGATCGTGAGATCGGGCCGCTGGGCGGCGCTGAGGAAGCAGGCCGGCACCAGCGCGTGCTCGTGCAGCGCGGCTTTTTCCCTGGCGCGCAGCTCCCCCGGGCTCTGGCCGGTGACGTCGCGAAAGGTGCGACCGAAGGTCCCCAGGCTGGTCCAGCCGGTCTCGAAGGCGATCTCGGTGATCGAGAGCTCGGTGTCGCGGAGCAGCGCCGCCGCCCGCTCCAGGCGCCTCGTGAGCAGGTAGCGGTGCGGCGGGACGCCGAAGGCCTCCTTGAACGATCGCGCGAAGTGGGCCTCGGAGACGCCGCTGACACGGGCGAGCCGCTTGACGGGCCACTCCTCGTGCGAGGCGGCGTCCATCCGGTCCTTCGCGCGCAGGAGGCGGCGGAGCAGATCTGGGTCCTGGCTGGCGGGGGGCATCGCCCCCGATCATCTCACCTCGGCACGGCGATTTGTAGCGACGTGGCCGCCTCGGCGAGGGGCTTCAGCCCGCATGCTGCCGCGAAGCCCTGGGCCGCGGCGTATTCCATCACGTCCCGCTCCAGCGGCGTGAAGACGTCGGACACGCGCCACCGCGGCACCTCGCGCGCCTTCGCGATGGCGAGACCCTCGTCGTTTGCCATGCAGCAGCCGAAATCGAGGCACACCAGGTGCAGCCCACCAGGCTGGCGACCGCCATGTGTGCGAACGACTTCAGGCTCTCGTCGCAGGCATTCCACTCGTTCGCCTTCTGGCCGATCGCGAAGATGAATTTGAGCACCGGCCGGTTGTGCCAGTAGACGCCGAGCGGCTCCGGCACGTCGCCGAGCATCTTCCTGCTGACCGTATCTGGCGCGGCGCCCCCTCATCCGAGGTGCGCAGCGGCGGTTGCGCGCCGCCCTCCGGGTCGCCACCTCGGCGATGCGAGGTGCGCATGGCGGTCGTCCCGAACACGAAGATGCCGGCGGCGTTCCTGGGGCATGGCAGCCCGATGAACGCCCTGGAGCGCAACCGCTACTCCGAGGCGTGGCAGCGCTTCGGCAGCAGCGTCCCGCGGCCGCGGGCGATCCTCGTCGTCTCCGCACACTGGTACGAGAACGCCACCGCGGTCACCGCGATGCCGCGCCCGCGGACCATCCACGACTTCTACGGCTTTCCCCGGGCGCTCTTCGAGGTCGAGTATCCCGCGCCCGGCAGCCCGGAGCTCGCGGAGGAGGTCGCCGAGATCGCCAAACCCACGAGCGTGGGCCTGGATCACGACAGCTGGGGAATCGATCACGGCACCTGGTCGGTGCTCGTGCACGCCTTCCCGCAGGCGGACATACCGGTGGTGCAGCTCTCCATCCACGCGCTGAAGGACTTCGATTTCCACGTGGAGCTCGGCGCGCGGCTCGCGCCGCTGCGCGATCGCGGCGTGCTGATCCTCGGCAGCGGCAACGTGGTGCACAACCTGCGGGCGCTCGCGTGGTCGCAGCCGGCGCTCGCGTTCGACTGGAACCGCCGCTTCGACGAGGCGGCGCGCGCGGTACTGGCGGAGCGGCCCGGCGATGCCGCCGGGCTCCGGGCACATGGGGACTACACCAGCAGCCACCCCACCCCCGATCACTTCATCCCGCTGCTCTACGTCGCCGGCCTCGCCGCGGCTGCAGGCCGCGGCGCCGAGGTGTTGATCGACGGGTACGCGTACGGCTCGCTCTCGATGGCAGCCTACATGCTCGATGCAAATCCGCCGGCCGCCTCCGGCGAAGGCCGGCCGGCGGCGGGCCTGCCCGATCCGGCGCTGGTGCCGGCAGAGGACACGAACGTGTGAGCCGCCGGGCGTGCTACGCCGCGGCGCGGGCCCGCTCCAGGGCGGCGATGTCGATCTTCACCATCTGCATCAGCGCATCGCTCACCCGCTTGGCCCGGGCGGGATCGGTGTCGGTCATCAGCTGGTCCAGCGCCGCCGGGACGATCTGCCAGCGCACGCCGTAGCGATCGATGAGCCAGCCGCAGGCCTGCTCCTTGCCGCCGCCCGCGAGCAGCGCGTTCCAGTAGCGGTCGAGCTCCGCCTGGTCGTCGCAGAGCACGACCAACGAGATGGCGTCGTTGAAGTCGTGGTGGGGGCCGGCGCTCATCGCCTGGAAGCGCTGGCCGAAGAGGGTGAAGTCGACCACCTTCACCGAGCCCGGCGGGCCGCTGGGCGACTCGCTCGGCAGCGCCGTGACCCGGTCGACCCGGGAGTCGGGAAAGATCGAGGCGTAGGTGCGGGCCGCCTCCTCGGCCTCCTTCGCGTACCAGAGGTGCGGGAAGATCTTTGCTCGTGCCTGCACGGCCATGGCGGTCTCCTCCTGCCGGGGGTCCGGCTCTTCGCTCACGCAGGGATGGACGGTCCGGCGCGCCGGAACTCATCGCTCGGCGATCCTGCCGGCGAGGAAGGAGCTGGCAACACACCGGGCGGGTATCCCGAAAGTGGTCCTCCCGGTGCTCAGCGCTCCCGCTCGACGAAGTCGCGCAGGGATCCCAGCGCCTCGTCCCACTGGGCGGAGATGCGGTCGAGGTAGATACGGGCTGCGTCCAGGCCCCTGGCCTCGAGGGCCCAGATCCGCTCCCTGCCGCTGCGCTCCCCGTGAACGAGCCCCGCCCGGGCGAGCACCTCGAGGTGCTTGGTGATCGCCTGGCGGGTGACCTCGGCGTCCTCGCTCAAGGCCGCGATCGAGGCGGGGCCGCCCTCGGCGAGGCGGCCGAGGAGCCGCAGCCTGGTGGCGTCGCCGAGCGCGGCGAAGACCGGCGCCGCGTCGACCAGGCGCGGGCCCGCGCCCCGCCTAGACTTCGACATGGCGGCGGATGTTCTGGGTCTGCTCCGTCCACCCGCCGTCGTTGAGACGCCAGGCTTCGGCACGGCGCTCGGGCGGCAGGCGATCGAAGCCCGACTCGACGAGGGTGAGGCGGGTGCCCTCCGGCACCTCCTCCAGCCGGAACTCGACGCGGTTCCAGAGGGAGCGGTCGGCAGCCTCGGCATCACCCGCGGGCCAGGTGAAGGCGAAGAGCTGCTCGGGCTCCATCACCTCGATGCGCATCTCCCACTTCGCCTCTTCCTGGCCCGGGTAGGTACTCTGCGCCTTCACGATCTGGCCCACCGCAAAGGCGCCGTCGAGCTTCACCCGGAACCAGCTGGCGAACTCCTCGTGGTTGGTGAGTGCACGCCAGACGCGGGAGCGCGGCGCGCGGAGCACGATCTGCTTCTCGATTCTATCGGTCGGGGACATGTGCAACCTCCTGGTTGCATCATCATGGCGCAGGCCGGTCGAATTGCGCAACCTTTTGGTTGCGCCTTATGTGGGGGAGAGCGAGCCGGATTGGATGCGCGTCCGGCCTGCGTGTGCGCCAACGCGCCAGCACGAGACGGGGGCCTCTGAACGAGCGATCGCGGGTCACGCCGCCGGGTGCGGGTATCCACCGTGGCAGTCGGCGCTCACCGTCGACGAAGGCCGGGCCAAACGTGGAGCAGGAGGTCGTTCGAGAGTCGGTTCTCTGGGAGCGGGCGCTGGCGCTCGCCACCCTGCTGCTCGTAGCGCTGGTCACCTTCGTGGCCGCGAAGCTTCTCGCTCGGCTCCTGAAAGGGACGACCCGTCTCGGACTGCGCGGGCTCGAGCGTCTCGCTGCGCCGGTCACCCTCGTCGCGACCCTCCTCGCCGCGTGGCTGATCCTGCTGCGCACGCCGCGTGATCCGCCGATCGTCGGGGTGGTGATCGAGCTTCTTGGAATCGCCGCCGTCTTCTGGCTCGCTGCCCGGGTGCTGGACGTCGTCTGGACCACCGGCACGAGTAGCGCGCGGCTGCGGCGCTTGCGCGGCGTCGGCTCGGCGCTGCTGGCCACCCGGCAGCTGGGCAAGGCGGCGTTCGTCTTCGGCGCGGTCGCCGTGATAGCCGTTCGGATGGGAGCCTCGGCGCAGCTCTATGTCGCCCTCGGCGCCATCGGCGCCGCGCTCACCTTCGCCGCACGTGCGCCGATCGCCAATGCGGTCGCATTTGCCGGGATGCTCGTCGACCCTCCCTTCCACATCGGCGATCGCGTCCGCATCGGCGACTACCGCGGGGGCGACGCAGCCCAGGGCGAGGTCGTCGCGCTCTCGCTCTCGGCGGTGACGATCCGCTCGAAGCGGCGCACGCTGATCGCGATCCCCAACGCGCTCGTCGGGCAGCTGCGGGTCGAGAACCTGTCGCACGCCAATCGCCGCAGGCTCGAGTTCGAGCTGCCGATCGATGAAGGGATCCCTGCCGAGACCTTGCGGGCAGCCTGCGCCATCATCGAGGACGACCTCCGCGCGAGCGAATTCGTCTCCGAATATCGAGAGCCGCGCGTGTGGATCGCCGGGCATCACGATGGCCTGCATCTCAAGGCTTCGGCCTGGCTGCGACGCGGCAGGGACCGGCGCGAGGCCCAGCGCGAATTGCTCCTCCTGATCCGATCCCGCTTCGACCAGTTGGTTCGCTGAGGGGCCTGCTTCGCGACGAGCCTCTATCGCTTGCGAGGATTCCCCGGGCCGCGGGCGGGCGTCTCGGCTACGGCCGCCTCGTAGGCGGCCTGGAGCTCGGCGGAGACGGAGCGGGCCGGGCGGGGCGCGCCGAGGTGCAGGTGGCGCAGCTCGTCCATGAAGGCGTCCCACAGCGGCGGACCGCCCGCTTCCAGCAGCGCCGCGCGCACGGACAATTCCCTGGTGGGGTTCGTGTGGCGGCGGCCCCAGGCGGCCATCTGTGCGAGCAGGGGGACGAGCTGGATGGCCGCTTCGGTGAGGCTGTAGATCCCCTTCTGCCGGTGGTTCGGATCCGGGGTTCGCGTCAGCAGCCCGGAGGCCGTGAGGCGCTTCAGCCGGTCGGCGAGGATGTTCGAGGCGATGCCCTCTTCGCTCTGCGCGAGGAGCTCGCCGTAGGTGCGCCGGTTTCCGAACATCACGTCCCGGACGACGATCAGGCTCCAGCGGTCGCCGAGGATTTCGAGCGTGAGGTTGATCGGGCACCCGGAGCGTCCTGCCTGCGATACGGCCATGCGGGAGAGGCTACTACTTGCAGTTCGCAAGTGGAAGGGCTATGGTTGGACCACTTGCAAATCGCAAGCAGCACGGAAACCGGGAGTCCCCCATGTCGCTCGTGATCTACGGCCACCCCTTCTCCTCCTACACGCAGAAGGTCCTCATCGCGCTCTACGAGAACGAAACGCCCTTCGAGTTCCGCCTCCTCGGGCCGGACACGCCGCAGCACGCTGCCGAATGGCTGCAGCGCTGGCCGATCGCCAAGTTCCCGCTCCTCGTGGACGGCGAGCGGAGCGTGGTCGAGACCAGCATCATCATCGAGTACCTGCAGCTCGTGCATCCCGGCCGGACGCGCCTGCTGCCGGAGGATCCGATGGCGGCGCTCGACGTGCGCTTCTTCGACCGCTTCTTCGACCTGCACGTGATGAACGCGGCGCAGCACGCGGTCGACGGGGCGCTCACGGGAGATCCGGTCAAACGCGCGGATGGACAGGCGCTGTCCGAGAAGAAGCTGGAGCGCGCCTACGGCTGGCTCGAGGGCGCCCTCGCCGGCAGGACCTGGGCCACAGGCGAGGCGTTCACCCTGGCGGATTGCGCCGCCGCCCCCTCGCTTTTCTACGCGGATTGGATCCACCGGATCGGCGAGCGCTACCCGGTGCTTCGTGCCTACCGCGCGCGGCTCCTCGCCCGCCCCTCCTTCGCCCGCGCGGTGGACGAGGCGAGGCCCTACCGGCACCTCTTCCCGCTGGGCGCGCCGAACCGGGACTGACGCTCTTCGCGCTGCATGTCACATCCGCGCGCGCCACTTCGTCTTTCGCGCAGGGGCCGTTCCCGGCGTGGTGCCGGGACTTCGCCGCCCTTCCGAGAGACGAGGAAGCGATGAAGCAGCGCATCGATTACCACCAGATTGCACAGCGCGCGATCCAGGCCATGCTCGGCCTCGAGGCCTACGTTCGCTCGTCCGAACTCGAGCATTCCCTCATCCACCTGGTGAAGATCCGGGCTTCGCAGATCAACGGCTGTGCCTATTGCATCGACATGCACACCAAGGAGGCCCGGGCGGACGGTGAGACCGAGCAGCGCATCTACGCCACCAGCGTGTGGCGCCATGCACCCTTCTTCAGCGAGCGGGAGCGCGCCGCCCTCGCCTGGACCGAGGCGCTCACCCTGGTCCACACCCAGGGCGCGTCCGACGAGCTCTTCGAGGCGACCCGGGTGCATTTCAACGAGCAGGAGATCGTCGCCCTCACCTCGGCGATCATCGCGATCAACAGCTGGAATCGGTTCACCGAGGCCTTCCGGCCCGAGGTGGGCGGGTACGTGCCCGCAGCTGCGGGAAGGACCGGCTGAAGCTGATGGGGAATGATGAAGCAGCCTGCACGTGAAGAAGCATTCGCCGAGCATCGGTCGCTGCTCTTCTCGCTCGCCTACCGGATGCTGGGCAGCGTCGCCGACGCGGAGGACGTGGTCCAGGAGGCCTGGCTGCGCTGGAGCCGCGCGGCGGAGGCCGAGTCGCCTCGCGACTTCCTCTCCGCCACCGTCGCCCGGCTCTGCATCGACCACCTGCGCTCCGCGCGAGTGCGACGGGAAACGTACGCGGGCTCGTGGCTTCCCGAGCCCCTCGTCGACGTGCCCGCGGAGGCGAAGGACAGCGTCGCCCGCGCCGAGTCGCTCTCCATCGCCTTCCTCCATCTGCTCGAGCGCCTCTCGGCGGTCGAGCGGGCGGTCTTCCTCCTCCGGGAGGTCTATGCCTACGACCACGCGGAGATCGCGCGGATGGTGGGCAGGAGCGAGGCCGCCTGCAGGCAGATCGCGAAGCGGGCGCGCGACAGGATCGGCGGTGGGCCGCGCCGCTTCTCCGCCTCCGAGCCCGAGGCGGAGGAGATGGCGCGGCGCTTCCTCGAGGCGAGCGCCCGGCCCGACGCCGCGGGCTTCCTCGAGCTCCTCGATCCGGAGGTCGTCATCTGGTCCGACAGCGGCGGCAAGGCCCCTGCGGCCCGTCTTCCGATCCACGGGAGCGATCGGGCGGCGCGCTTCTTCGCCGGCGTCTTCCGCCGCTACACACGCGAGCACCTCTCCACCGTGCAGGTGAACGGCGCGCCGGCGATCGTCTATCGCCCGCCCGATGGGCCGGTGCGTCTCTTCGCGTTCGAGATCCGCGCGGGCCGGATCACCGCCGCCTTCGTGCAGGCGAACCCCGACAAACTGCGCGGGTTGGGGCCCGCGATCGCGTAGCGGCGCCGGCGGCCTGGTGCTCGCCCCCGGGCGCCTGTGCTACACGGGGCCGCATGCACACCGCCTCCCCCGCCACCGGCTCGGCCGGCGACTCGATCCTCGTCACCGGCGCCGCCGGATTCATCGGCTCCCACGTGGTCAGCGAGCTGCTCGCTCGCGGCCACCGGGTCGTGGCCCTGGACGATCTTTCGGGCGGTTTCCACAGCAACGTCGACGAGCGGGCCACCTTCGTCGAGGGCTCGATCCTCGACGTGGCGCTCGTCGACAGGCTCTTCGACGAGCACAGGTTCGCCTACGTCTTCCACCTGGCGGCCTACGCGGCAGAAGGCCTCAGCCACTTCATCCGGCGCTACAACTACCAGAGCAACCTGATCGGGAGCGTGAACCTGATCAATGCCTCGGTTCGCCACGAAGTGCGCTGCTTCGTCTTCACCTCCTCGATCGCCGTCTACGGGCACGCGAGGCCGCCTGTCCTCGAGGAGATGGCGCCCTCCCCCGAAGATCCCTACGGCATCGCCAAGGCGGCGGTGGAGCAGGACCTGCGCGTGAGCCGCGACCTCTTCGGCATGCGCTACGTCGTCTTCCGGCCCCACAACGTCTACGGCGAGCGGCAGAACATCGGCGACCCCTACCGCAACGTGGTGGGGATCTTCATGAACAAGATCCTGCAGGGCGAGCCGCTCCCCATCTTCGGCGACGGGAAGCAGAGCCGGGCCTTCAGCTACATCTCGGACGTGGCGCCCGTGATCGCCGACTCGATCCACCGGCCCGAGGCGTGGGACCAGATCTTCAACATCGGGGCGGATCGTCCCGTCACCGTGAACGAGCTGGGCGAGACCGTGAGCCGGGCGATGGGCGTGCCCTTCCGGCCCCACTACCTGCCCGCCCGCCACGAGGTGCTGCACACGCACGCGTCACACGAGAAGGCGCGGGCGCTGCTCGGCTTCGAGGACCGCGTCGGTCTGGAAGAGGGCGTGGGCGCGATGGCCGCCTGGGTGCAGCAGATCGGCGCGCGGGCGAGCAAGGCGTTCGGCGCCCTCGAGATCGAGAAGGGTCTGCCGCCCTCGTGGCGGGACCTGCTCGCAGCGGCAGACAGGCGGGTTGGTTGAGGATCAGGCCCAGCGGCGGAGCGTGGCGGTGATGCGCTCGAGGAAATCATCGCCGCGCACCACCTCCTCGTAGCCCGGGATCGCACCGACCCACTCGCGCATCCGGACGTTCGACTGCTGGGTGAGGTACATCGTCGGCAGGCCGAGGAGCGCCGGGCCGTCCATCCCGGCGGTGGTGACGCCGAGCTGGCCGACGAGGCGGTGCGCGGTCTTGAGGTGCTCGAAGAGCTGGAGCTGCGCACGCCGCATGTCGAAGCCCTGGAAGAGCGGCTCCTTCCAGAAGAGGGTGAGATCGAGGGCGCCCGTGGGAAGCGGGCCGTCCCGCAGGGCGTCGCCGATGAGGACGGGGACGAGGCCGAGCGTGCGGGCGCGCTCCGAGAGCGCGGCGATCTCGGGCCAGGTCGTGTTGCGATGCGCGTCGTGGGCGCCGTAGCGGACCCACAGCAGCACCTTCTTCTGCGCGGGGGCGCCGGCGAGCCGGCTGTCGATCCAGTCGATGATCGGCTGGGGGATCGGCGCACCGCCGAGGAAGGCGGCGCGAAGCGTGGCCTGGGCAGCGAGGGCGTCGGCACGAAAGGCCTGCGCGACGATCTCGGTGAGGTGCTTGTTGGCCCGCGGTCGCGAACGGTAGGGCTGCAGCCGGGAGCCCAGGCCGGCATCGAGGAGGAAGCGCTCCGCCTGCGCGGTCTGCTTCTGGTCCGGCTCGATCTGGATCGCCACGCCGGCGAGGAGGCCCGACGCCGCGAGGTACCAGCCCTCGCCGAAGGAAAAGCCGGGATCGGCGTGGAAGGTGTAGGCGTGGTTGCGCTCGTCGACGATCCGGCGCGCCTCCCGGGCTGCAGCCTCCGCGGCCCGCGCAGCGGTGTACGCGGCAGGTCGACCGAGCAGCGCAGCCTGCCGCCTGGCTTCGGCTGCGGAGGCCTCGGCAACCGCCACGATCGACTCCACCCGCTCCCAACCGTCGTCGCAGGCAGCACGCGTCGGGGCGCGCTGGGAGCCGAGGGAGATCTGGCCCGCGCCATGGCGCGCGTCCTGGGCGCGGGCGGCGTGCGCCTTCACCAGGGTGAGGCGCGCTGCCGCGATGGTCGCCTCATCCGCTCCCTGCAGCGCCCCTACCGCCAGCTCGATCGCCTGCTCGAGCAGGCGCCGGTGCCGGTCACGTACGCCCGGCTGGTGGAGCACGTTCGCCTGCGCGAGCGCCTCCGCCAGGGAGGCCGCTGCCTCGCGCTGGAGGGAGGGGGCGTCGAGAGGTGCCGGGATGGCTGTAGCTGTCGTCACGAAGGAGCGCGTCATCGCGCCGGATGTGCCTGCAATCGCGGGTTCTTCGCAAGTGGAGCGGCCGCGGGGCGCCCCAGCGCTCGTCCTTGACGCCGGCATCCCTGATACGTACCACTGCTGTATACTTCGGAGGCGCCATGAGCGGAAAGCGTGCGAAGGTCTTCTGGACCGGCAGGAGCCAGGCGGTTCGCCTGCCCAAGGAGTTCCGCTTCGAGGGCGACACCGTGCTCGTGCGTCGGGAGGGCGCGGCGATCATCCTCGAGCCTGCCGACGAGTGGCCGGAGGGATACGTCGAGTCTTTCGCAGGCGTACCAGCGGACTTCGGACGGCCGCCGCAGGGTGAAGAGGACGAGCGCGAGGGCTTCGAATGAGGGTCCTGCTCGACACCAACATCTGCATCTACGCGATGAAGCAGCACCCGCGGGTGCTCGAGCGGCTCCTCGCCGAGAGCCGCTCCGACGTAGCGGTGAGCGTCATCACCGAGGCCGAACTCCGCACGGGAGCTGCGAAGAGCAGCGCCCGCACGAAGACCCTGCGCCTCGTCGAGAACTTCCTGCGCCCTCTCGCTATCGTCGAATTCGGCTCCGGTGACGCAGTGGCCTACGCGAACGTGCGGGCCAGGCTCGAGCGGGCTGGGACGCCGATCGGTCCGCTGGATACCCTCATCGCCGCCCAGGCCGTCGCACGGCAGCTCACCCTGGTGACGAACGACGAGCGGGCGTTTGGCAGGGTCGCGGGTTTCCGGATCGAGAACTGGGCAGCGTGAGGGAGGAGCCCCAACAGGAAGGGACGCAAGGCGCGGCTGCTTCCGGGCAGGGCCTGTGTCAGCATCGCAGGCCGAGGAGACTGCTTCGACGCTTCGCAACGTCGCCGGCGTGCTGCTCGGGATCAGCTGCCGGCCCTGGCGTTCCTCGTGCCCTTTCTCGCCCACTTCAGCCAGGTCCTCGTCGGCGGCGTCGTGGCGGCGAAGCTGGGCTCGGCGGCGCCCCGGATGTTGGTCGCGGGGCTCCGGCGCCCGCGGCGCTGCAGGCAGGCCCCGCCGCCTGACGACGGGGCCCGCGGAACGCGGACTACTGCGCGGCTGGTGGTCCGAACCAGGTGGTGAGGGCTTCACGAAGGCCGCGGTCCGCGCCGTCTCCGACCCAGGCGACGTAACCGTCGGGACGGACGAGCACGGCGGTGGGAGAAGCGACACCGCCGAGCACCGGCAGCTCCCAGGCGCCCTCGTAGCGAGCGTCGATCTGCCGCACGCGACCGGCCCAGGGGCCGAGATCGAAGGCGCCGGGCACGCCGAGATTGAGGAGGAACGGCCGGGCCTCGTGCAAGAGCGCGAAGACGCGCTGCGGGCCGGTCTCGGTGATCAGATCGAGATCGGGCATGCGCCGCCCGAGCAGCGGGTGGCTCTCGCCGAGATCGTAGTGCACGTCGAGGCCCGACATCATCGCGGCGTAGCGCCTGCGGGGCTCGTCCATGCCCAGGAGCTCGGATACCGTCTCGCGCAGGGCCTCGGTGCGATCGTCGCCACGGCCGAGCGCGGTCTGCGCCAGGGTGAGGCGGAGCACCCGTGCAGCGATCGGGTGCCGCTCGGCCTGGTAGGTGTCGAGGAGGCTCTCGGGCGAGATCCCTCGGACCACCTGCGCGAGCTTCCACCCCAGGTTCACGGCGTCCTGGACGCCGATGTTGAGGCCCTGCCCGCCAGCGGGGGCGTGCACGTGGGCCGCGTCGCCGGCGAGGAGCACCCGTCCCTTCCGGTAGGACGCCGCCTGCCGCGCCATGTCGGTGAAGCGGGAGAGCCAGGTCGGGTTGCGAACCCCGAAGTCCGTCCCGTAGACGGCGGTGAGCGAATCTCGGAGTTCCTGGAGCGTCGGCTCGTCGCCCGTGCCGACGTGCGGCTCGACCAGCACGATGCCGACGTTGCCGTCCTCGCGCTTGCCCAGCGCATTGACGCCCTTCTCCCCGCGGCGGATCCCCCAGGCCGGCTCCTCGGTCATCTCGGCCTCGGCGATCAGATAGCTGGTCGAGGCTTCCCAGCCGGGGAAGTCGATCCCGGCCTGCTTGCGCACGAGGCTCCGGCCACCGTCACAGCCGGCGAGATAATGCGCGCGCAGCGATCGGCCGTCGGAGAGCGCGACGTCGATGCCGGCGTCGTCCTGCGAAAAGCCCCTCACCTCGACGCCGCGATAGAACGTCACCGGCAGCTCGCCGACCCAATCCGCCAGGATGCGCTCGATGTGCTTCTGCCAGAGCGCGAGCCCGTAGTTGTGGCGGGTCGGGAAGTCG is part of the Vulgatibacter sp. genome and harbors:
- a CDS encoding carboxymuconolactone decarboxylase family protein codes for the protein MKQRIDYHQIAQRAIQAMLGLEAYVRSSELEHSLIHLVKIRASQINGCAYCIDMHTKEARADGETEQRIYATSVWRHAPFFSERERAALAWTEALTLVHTQGASDELFEATRVHFNEQEIVALTSAIIAINSWNRFTEAFRPEVGGYVPAAAGRTG
- the sigJ gene encoding RNA polymerase sigma factor SigJ → MKQPAREEAFAEHRSLLFSLAYRMLGSVADAEDVVQEAWLRWSRAAEAESPRDFLSATVARLCIDHLRSARVRRETYAGSWLPEPLVDVPAEAKDSVARAESLSIAFLHLLERLSAVERAVFLLREVYAYDHAEIARMVGRSEAACRQIAKRARDRIGGGPRRFSASEPEAEEMARRFLEASARPDAAGFLELLDPEVVIWSDSGGKAPAARLPIHGSDRAARFFAGVFRRYTREHLSTVQVNGAPAIVYRPPDGPVRLFAFEIRAGRITAAFVQANPDKLRGLGPAIA
- a CDS encoding NAD-dependent epimerase/dehydratase family protein; protein product: MHTASPATGSAGDSILVTGAAGFIGSHVVSELLARGHRVVALDDLSGGFHSNVDERATFVEGSILDVALVDRLFDEHRFAYVFHLAAYAAEGLSHFIRRYNYQSNLIGSVNLINASVRHEVRCFVFTSSIAVYGHARPPVLEEMAPSPEDPYGIAKAAVEQDLRVSRDLFGMRYVVFRPHNVYGERQNIGDPYRNVVGIFMNKILQGEPLPIFGDGKQSRAFSYISDVAPVIADSIHRPEAWDQIFNIGADRPVTVNELGETVSRAMGVPFRPHYLPARHEVLHTHASHEKARALLGFEDRVGLEEGVGAMAAWVQQIGARASKAFGALEIEKGLPPSWRDLLAAADRRVG
- a CDS encoding antitoxin: MSGKRAKVFWTGRSQAVRLPKEFRFEGDTVLVRREGAAIILEPADEWPEGYVESFAGVPADFGRPPQGEEDEREGFE
- the vapC gene encoding type II toxin-antitoxin system tRNA(fMet)-specific endonuclease VapC — protein: MRVLLDTNICIYAMKQHPRVLERLLAESRSDVAVSVITEAELRTGAAKSSARTKTLRLVENFLRPLAIVEFGSGDAVAYANVRARLERAGTPIGPLDTLIAAQAVARQLTLVTNDERAFGRVAGFRIENWAA
- a CDS encoding FAD-dependent monooxygenase — translated: MHDGSRRAEHAVVIAGGGPTGLMLAAELALAGVDVAVVERRETQALPSSRAGGLHARTIEVFDQRGVAERFLSEGQVAQVAGFSFIPLDISDFPTRHNYGLALWQKHIERILADWVGELPVTFYRGVEVRGFSQDDAGIDVALSDGRSLRAHYLAGCDGGRSLVRKQAGIDFPGWEASTSYLIAEAEMTEEPAWGIRRGEKGVNALGKREDGNVGIVLVEPHVGTGDEPTLQELRDSLTAVYGTDFGVRNPTWLSRFTDMARQAASYRKGRVLLAGDAAHVHAPAGGQGLNIGVQDAVNLGWKLAQVVRGISPESLLDTYQAERHPIAARVLRLTLAQTALGRGDDRTEALRETVSELLGMDEPRRRYAAMMSGLDVHYDLGESHPLLGRRMPDLDLITETGPQRVFALLHEARPFLLNLGVPGAFDLGPWAGRVRQIDARYEGAWELPVLGGVASPTAVLVRPDGYVAWVGDGADRGLREALTTWFGPPAAQ